Sequence from the Actinomyces slackii genome:
TCTGGAGCTCGGGCAAGCCCGCCAACGAGTTCACGGGCCTGCCGGTCTCCGAGACCCTCATGCGCGACTTCGACGAGCAGTTCCAGAGTTACCTGCGCGGTGACATCACCCTCGAGACCTGCCTGGCCAACGCGCAGAAGGCCTGGGAGGCGAAGTTCTGACCCGGCCCGCTCCAACCCGGCGGCGGGGACGGGCACCGGCCCGGCCCCGCCGCATGGAGGAAAGCACGATGACCCCCACTGCCGCTCCCGCACGCCCCGGCACCGCCCATCCCGGGCGGTCGCGCCAACCCCTGGCGATGGCCGTCCCCTACGCCTACCTGTCCCCCACCATCCTTCTCCTGCTGATCCTCATGGCGACGCCGATCGTCATCGTCATCGGCTACTCCCTCATGGATGCCGTCATCACCGCGCCGCGATCGACCTTCGTCGGCCTGAGCAACTACACCGAGATCCTCACCAGTGCGAAGTTCCGCACCGCCCTGGGGAATACGGCCTGGTTCGTGGGGGCCAGCGTCGTCGCCCACATGCTGCTGGGCCTGGGATTCGCCACACTGCTCAACTCCGAGGCCGTCTCCCCCGTGACGCGGGCGGTCTTCCGCACGCTGTTCGTGCTCCCCTGGCTGCTGACGGTGGCCATCATCGCCATCCTGTGGCGGCTGCTGCTCAACCCCAATGGCGTCATCAACGCCATCCTGTCGGGGATCGGGGCCGTGACCGGTCAGCACGAGTGGCTCGCCGATCCCGACCTGGCGCTGGGGGTCGTCACCGTCATCAACATCTGGTCCGGCTACCCCTTCTTCATGATCTCCATCCTGGCCGGCCTCCAGGGGATCCCCAAGGACCTGTATGAGGCCGCCGAGGTCGACGGCGCGGGCGCCCTGCGCCGATTCTGGTCCATCACCCTGCCCCAGCTGCGGCCCATCATCATCTCGATGGCGCTGCTCGACGTCATCTGGACCTCCCAGCAATTCGCCCTGATCTGGATGACCACCGGCGGCGGGCCCCTGGACCGCACCGAGATGCTGTCCACCTTCACCTACAAGCTGGCCTTCGCCGAGTACGACTTCTCCGGGGCCTCCGCCAGCGCCGTCATCGTGCTCCTGCTGTCCATGCTGCTCGCCTTCCTCTACGTGCGCAGCCAGAAGGCGAGGGACTGATATGACCTCCAAGCAGCGTCGCCAGCTGGTGACCAGGATCTGCGTGTGGGCCGGGCTCCTGGCCGGAGCCGGATTCGCCGCCTCCCCCATCGTGTGGATGGTGGCCTCCTCCTTCAAGCCCAATGCCCGGATCTTCGCCTCTCCTCCCCGGCTCATCGAGGAGGGGGCCTCCGTGGCCGCCTACACCGCGATCCTCAACGACCCTGACAAGATGCGATTCTTCGCCAACAGCTATTTCGTGGCCCTGTCGGTGACGATGCTGACCCTCGTGGTGGCGATCATGGCGGCCTACGCCTTCAGCCGCTTCGACTTCCCCGGCAAGAGGATTCTCAACGTCATCATCATCTCGGTGCAGGCCGTCCCGCCGATCACCCTGCTCATCCCGTTCTTCGGGCTCATGGTGAGCCTGAGGCTCTACAACACCTACCAGGGACTCATCGCCACATACATGGTGTTCACCCTCCCCTACGCCATCATCATGCTCACCGGGTACTTCAACACCCTGCCCCGCGAGCTCGACGAGGCCGCCAAGGTTGACGGGACCGGCTCATTCGGCGCCCTGTGGCGGGTACTGGTGCCGATCTCGGTGCCGGGAATCGTCTCGGTGGGCATCTACACCTTCATGATCGCGTGGAACGAGTACCTGTTCGCGCTGACCCTGACCCGCACCAATGACATGCGCACCGTCCCCATCGGCATCCAGCTGCTCATGGGGCAGCACGCCTACGAGTGGAACGAGATGATGGCGATGTCCGTGCTCGGCTCGATCCCCGTCGTCATCCTCTTCATCGTCTTCCAGCGCTATTTCATCGGAGGAATGACCGCTGGATCCGTCAAGAACTGATCGTGACCCCACAACACAGGAAGGCAAGTACTCAGATGCTAATGACCGGATGTGACGTCCTCGCCGTCGCACATGAGCACAGGTTCGCGGTCCCCGCGTTCAACATCTCCAGCTACTCGATGCTGCGCGCCGTGGTCGATGTCTGCGAGGAGAAGCGCTCCCCGCATATCATCGCCATCCATCCCGATGAGCTGAGCCACATCCGCCCCGCCATGCTCGCCTCGATCATCAGGATCGCCCACGAGTCCACCGTTCCCACCGCCATCCACCTGGACCACGGCGCCAGTTACGAGCAGGTGCTGGGCGCAATCCAGGCCGGATTCACCTCCGTCATGATCGACAAGTCACTGGCCCCCTTCGAGGAGAACATCGAGGAGACCCGCAGGGTCGTGCACGCCGCCCACGCCGTGGGCATCTCCGTGGAGGCCGAGCTGGGGACCATCGGGGTCTCCGACCAGTACGGGGAGACCGGCACCGAGGAGATCCTCTACACCGATCCCGACGACGCCGCCCGCTTCGTTGAGGCCACTGGCACCGACTCCCTGGCCATCGCCATCGGCACGCGCCATGGCCTCTACCCCACCGAGGTCAAGCCCGAGCTGCGCCTGGACCTGCTGGAGACCATCGCCGGCCGAGTGGACATCCCCCTGGTGCTCCACGGAGGCTCGAACAACTCCGACACCGAGATCGCGGGCGCCGTGCGCGGCGGCATCAACAAGATCAACATCTCCTCGGACATCAAGGCGGCCTACTACCTCAGGATGCGCGAGGTTCTGGCCGACACCCACCTGCGCGAGCCCAATGTCATCGAGCCCCCCTGCCAGGAGGCGCTCATGGCATGCGCGGCGCAGAAGATCGACCTGTTCGCCTCGGCCGGCACGGCCGAGCTGTACTGATCGGCATCAGGACTCCAGGAGGGGAGCATGCCAGGACGGATCATTCTTGGTCTCGGTGGCACGGTGGACTACGAGCTCCACTGGCAGACCGGGGCGCTCCAGGCACTGGTGGATGAGTGCCGGATCCGCCTGGCCGAGCTCGAGGACGAGCCCCCGGCGGTGGCGCATGGGACCAGGGAGATGGTCCTGGCCATCCTGCGCTCCATGCGCCACGGCCGGGGCTGGGAGTGCTATGCGGCCGACCGGCCGGCCCTCATCGACCTCGCTGGACGCTTCGAGCGGAGCACGACCCTGGGCGGCACCTGCGTGCGGGCTGCCCTGGCCCTGGCCCGGCTCGGCGTGCCCTCAACGGTCCACCTGGTCTCCATGAGCCCCGAGGTGCGCCGGCTCCTGCCCCCGAAGGTCGAGCGCCTGTGC
This genomic interval carries:
- a CDS encoding carbohydrate ABC transporter permease; protein product: MTSKQRRQLVTRICVWAGLLAGAGFAASPIVWMVASSFKPNARIFASPPRLIEEGASVAAYTAILNDPDKMRFFANSYFVALSVTMLTLVVAIMAAYAFSRFDFPGKRILNVIIISVQAVPPITLLIPFFGLMVSLRLYNTYQGLIATYMVFTLPYAIIMLTGYFNTLPRELDEAAKVDGTGSFGALWRVLVPISVPGIVSVGIYTFMIAWNEYLFALTLTRTNDMRTVPIGIQLLMGQHAYEWNEMMAMSVLGSIPVVILFIVFQRYFIGGMTAGSVKN
- a CDS encoding carbohydrate ABC transporter permease encodes the protein MTPTAAPARPGTAHPGRSRQPLAMAVPYAYLSPTILLLLILMATPIVIVIGYSLMDAVITAPRSTFVGLSNYTEILTSAKFRTALGNTAWFVGASVVAHMLLGLGFATLLNSEAVSPVTRAVFRTLFVLPWLLTVAIIAILWRLLLNPNGVINAILSGIGAVTGQHEWLADPDLALGVVTVINIWSGYPFFMISILAGLQGIPKDLYEAAEVDGAGALRRFWSITLPQLRPIIISMALLDVIWTSQQFALIWMTTGGGPLDRTEMLSTFTYKLAFAEYDFSGASASAVIVLLLSMLLAFLYVRSQKARD
- a CDS encoding ketose-bisphosphate aldolase translates to MTGCDVLAVAHEHRFAVPAFNISSYSMLRAVVDVCEEKRSPHIIAIHPDELSHIRPAMLASIIRIAHESTVPTAIHLDHGASYEQVLGAIQAGFTSVMIDKSLAPFEENIEETRRVVHAAHAVGISVEAELGTIGVSDQYGETGTEEILYTDPDDAARFVEATGTDSLAIAIGTRHGLYPTEVKPELRLDLLETIAGRVDIPLVLHGGSNNSDTEIAGAVRGGINKINISSDIKAAYYLRMREVLADTHLREPNVIEPPCQEALMACAAQKIDLFASAGTAELY